TCTTGAGTATTATTGTCATCAATTTTCAGCCTTGCTATTTCTACAGGATCATCTAGGTCTGGAACAATTGGATATGAGGGATTAGCCCCAGGGTTCGATACAAACATTACTTGCCCTAAGTGAGTAGGTTGTACAGGATGTTGCCCCAATACTATAGATTCCCCTTGGGGATATCCTCTTTGTGTTATATGAGCATGAGGTGGAGTGAATCCTGGAGGATAGAGTGGATCCTTATTAGCTCTTGACTGGGGCTCTATGGTATTGGGGCTCTGCATAgatccttttctttttaccaAGGCTGACATCATCTCCatcattttggccatttgatCCCTTTGCTCGAGTGATTCTTCTCGAGATCTCACCATCATATCTCTCCCCTCTTGTTGTGACTTGGCTAATTGCTCCTGTAACTCTCGTTGGATCCTTTCCATcctttcaattctttcattGAGTTCAGCATCCATATCTCTAGTTCTTAGACGTGACCTGGTACCGGACTTGTGTCGCAACTGTGGATTATACTATTTTAGCCTCAGTGAATGGTAAGGGTGATATGTACAtgcaatgaatgaatgaattaatgacCAATGGATGCTAGTCATgcgtaaatatgcaaaaaaatgGTGTTGATTTTAAGATAGCCCCATATTTTGGTGTTTCATTTATCAAAAGAGtccattacaaaatattttgccAATGAAGATGCCCCTAGTGCCTGAGTCTCATTGTTTCCAGATCCTAGTCAAATCTTCGGGGTTATTCTAACGAGCATTCGAAGTCATCTTCCCGGAAAGATTAGAGATATATCTTTCCTTTAAAATGTCCCTTTTGTTTTCTGGGTCCTTAAAGACCAGTTTCTGACTATGACATTTTTTCTCGGTTACTTGCGTAATTGACTCCTCCATCAGAAACCCGTTTTTGGCAACCAATCTCTAATCAACACATTCCTAATAAAATGCCTATGATGCatgatgagaaataaaatgaagacaAATAAACTTAGTTAGCAATCATGACAaatataaacaaagaaaaactatGGAAAATCTAACAAACCgacctatattttttttacccCATCATGctttacaaaataaacttaCCCCACATGCTCATCAGATAATCTACCCTAtccaatttattaaacataCCCGATTCCCTTgcaaaaatgtaaatgtaaaataaaaggcAAGAGGCGTTTCTCCCATGTACTTATTTTGGTGACTATCCAACGGACAGAGGTTCGGCATGGCTCTAATTGGGTGGCTCGTatggttcactatatgtggttttgGTTCTAGAAAGGTACTCGAATTGTCCATACTGTCACCTACTAAGGTAAGTACGGAGCCTCGATTATCTCCCGTCATGGGCTCGCGAGCTCAATTCGagggattacatttacttatgcctatgcggagggacaagttaactcacgaaagcaTAAGTCATATGTAACCCGAAAGTATTTCACTAGCCTGtgcggagggacgagttaactcacgaaggcgtaATGTTTACTTCCACTTAAACGGGCGGAGCCTGGGTGGAGAGCTCATGTTATGCAAGGATGCAAGTGCACAGTGTGTGGGAagaaactcacaaaccttttttttatttttactaaaaaacaaattaaaaaatcgtAAAACTTAGAgctaaaaaaaacagaaaaataaaacaagttagaaaaatattaatttaaaaccgAATGTAAATGCatgacttttcaaaaataaatttcagagatcacgattaaaaattaatttgaacaaagaatttttaaaaattttgacaacacgcgtttaacatcagactcgactctcaaaaagtccccagtggagtcgccagctgtagcgacctaaaaaatTTGTGCACAGGCGCTAGTCGAAGTAATTattgcaaatttaaaaatagaatctcgattttattttgaaaaaggagtcgccaccgatcttttttctaggtgtgatcggacgcctaataaattctctttttaaaagaaaattttatttttaaacttttctaaaaaagagaTAATTTTAGTTCTACgtgaaaatccagagaaaattagagttcgggagtcggttacgcgcgaggaaggtattagcaacctcgcaacgcccaaaattggtatcttgTTAAGCGcacgttgtcttaattttcaaaaatacaagttcaatttaatatttaatcgtgatccaattgaaacacgagaatttttattttgaaaacacgagaattttgaaACACTaaccttttttttgaaaatacaaattttttttaaaacacgagaattttagaaacacgaaaattttttgaaacacggaaatttatgaaacacgggcaatttttgaaaacacaaaaatttttgaaagacgGGAATTTTTTGCAAACACggaaatttatgaaacacgagaattttttttgaaaacacgaaaattttcgaaacacgaaaatttttgaaaacacgaaaatttgtgaaacacgagaatttttgaaaacacgaaaattgttgaaaacacgaaaaaattttgaaacatcggagtttttgaaaacacgaagatttttgaaacacgaattttttatttaaaaaaaagatgtatcgtatttaacacgaaccggtgatattcactcaacatagcgatgaaatcatcgaattagtgtcaaatcgactcaacttaatatttaattgtgattctattaaaacacgagaattttttttttaaacacaaaaattttaataaattttttatttttaaaagggcgtaTCGTGTTTAACGCAAACCggtgatattcacccaacatagcgatgaaatcaacgatttaatgttaaattgattcgttgctttatttattaaaattatttaaaataaaataaaattatattaaattaaaattgaattatattaaaaatataaatacaaaaatataaaaatgcataaaagtaccaataatattaaaatggaatagcataaaaatacgagcattaaattaaaagtgaaataaacgaaattaccGAAAAGATCCAAAACAAGAGCTTGGTCGAACGGGTTACGTAAATTgaacccttttttttcctttttttcttttttctttttgttttcttttttcttcttttttcctctcttttttttttctctgctgGGCCGGCCTGTTGGGCCAGCACACCTGCTGGCTGCTGCTGGGCTGCCTGAGCACTGGGCCTGGCAGTTGCTGGGCTGCTGGGTTTTGGGCtgcttctttattttcttttgctttttttgGGCTGCTGGGCTATTGCGGGTCGGGTCGGATCCGGGTCGTGTCAACCCGgctgttaaatttttttctttttcttttttctttccccctttcttcttccttcttctttttctttttttctttatttcttcttccCCTTTTTCTTCCTTCTCCATTCAGCCCTCCCCTTCCTCTGCTCTCGTCGACGGTGACCTGCTGCCCAGCGACGGCCAGCGGTGGCGTGGTCTCCCCTttccccctttttctttttctcttctttcctctttttctttctctttttttttcttttgcttgcaatttttttttgcttctttgcTTCTTGGTTTGTTTTGCTAGGTGTTGGGACGGCGGTGACGGTGATGTCGTGGTGGTGGGCACAATGGCGCGCGGTGGAGCTGctgttttttgtgttttttcgctcaaaattttgttttttttcttcttttttttgctttgctttttttgtttttttttctcttgtttctTTTCGCTGCTAATTTTGGGGTTGAAAACCCCTTATATATTGTtgaattttcttcctttttgcaGGTTACAGGTGGCTAGGGAGGGCCTAGGTCGGCCGCCACCGTTGCAGGTGCGCAACTTGCGCTGGCGACAGCCAGAAGGACCAGATTGCAAATACAGTAAAAATTCtggggccaaagtgtaattttgggaaattttagggtcaaaatataattctaGAAAAGTTcaatagttaaaatataatttcaaaaaagtttagggattaaaatataatttcataaaaattaggagtcaaaatacaatttttttaaaaaaatacgaaaTTTATCCCGGAAAAATTCAATGATTACATCCTTCTTATCTGTTCTGACattatgtaaattattgtaGTTTACTTTTGAAAAAACTGTGATAAGTCATTGtactaaaaagaaaaagccGTTTCCTTCTTTATCTCTTCTGTGCTTATGTAAATTATTATACTTTGcctttcttaaaataaataataaatattatcttGACTTGGAAATTCTCAACTTTGCTTTTTTCCATTTCTCAACTTTGCTTTTTTCCATGCCTTTGAGAAATTTGTCTTCTTGCTGACAATAATTGTTATGAGCATTGCACAACTCTCTCTATTTTCCCAAAATCTGTCTACTTCCATAAAGATTTTCCCTTTCAAAAATGAAGGTGTGGATTGCTGTGTTGATTGTATCATGGGCTTATTGGATATCCATAGTTGAACCATCGTGTTGCATTGCTGTAACAGAAAATGAGCACAAGCTCAAGATTTACACAGTGAGATTCACCACTGAAAGAGCCACCAGGAACTCTTATCTGATGTTTATGAAGGATCTGTACAATGCATTGACAGAGCGTGCAGATAGAAGCGGAGACATGCCGATATTGCCTCCCCGATCTGCACAGCCTACTGATCCTCGGCAATATGTTCTGGTAGAGCTCTCAAATGGTTACCAAACTGTCACATTAGCCTTGCATGTCAGTAATGTGTATATCTTGGGTTATCGTGCAAGTGCGGGCTCCTATTTCTTTAGCGATGTCCCAGACGATGTACGTAATGCTTTGTTCCCAGGCAGTACTGGCCTACCCTTTACAGGCAGATATGGGGCACTTGAGGGTGCTGCGGGAGTAGATGACAGAAGGGAAATCCCTCTGGGAATGGATGAACTACGCCAACATATTGATAACCTGAATTACATCAACCCTAATAATAACCATGCCCCTATCGCAAGAGCCCTCATAGTTTGCATCCAGATGGTTTCCGAAGCTGCGCGAATGAGAAACATCCAGCAACAAATACTTGCAGTTGCAGAGCCTCACGCGGATGGAACTTATGGAACGTTTAATCCAGATGGCTTAATGATGGAGTACGAAACCAGCTGGGAGGACATTTCCTCGGCCATTCAATCTGCAACAGATGGAATCTTCGCAAGGGCAGTTCGTTTAGTATATGATGCTCAAGAATTGGTTTTAAGCACCCTGAGGCAAGTTATTTTCATCATTGCATTAATGCCAATGGAATGTAACCCAAGAGCTAATTTGCAGCTTTTGCGCATGCCAACCTCAACTTCTTCTTTGAGATCCAGTGGCTTGGTAGATAACAGTGACACTTGTGAAAGAGTGTTAGCACCAACCTCACATATTACTGGACAAAATGGTTTCTGCGTTGATGTATACCAGGGGAGCTACCACGATGGAAACAAAGTAATCTTATGGGAATGTGGACAGAACCAAGCCAATCAATTGTGGACATTGACATCAAATGATAACACAATTCGATCTGGCGGAAAATGCTTAACCACTTATGGATACAGCTTCAAAAATTATGTGATGATCTATGATTGTGAGACGGCTGTTCCTGATGCCACCAAATGGGAAATCCGCAGTGATGAAACCATAAGAAATCCCAGATCTGGGCTAGTTTTGACGGGAAGTAGAGATAGTTCAGGTATGATTAATTTGGTTGTGGATCATAAGTATGATGGTTCTAGGCAAACTTTCTATGCCAGCAACAATACAAAGCCAGCAGTGACCACCATTGTCGGTTACAAAGACATGTGCTTGCTAGCAAGTGGAAGTCGGGTGTGGCTGGAAGACTGCGTGAGCAACGATGCTGAACAACAATGGGCGATATATCCAGATGGGACCATCAGGCCTCAAAAGAATAGAAACGGGTGCCTCAAGTATGCAAATGATTATAGTGGGTTGGTCAACGTGGCTACGTGTGATGGATTTGTTGAGGAACGATGGGTATTTCGAAGCGATGGAACCATTTTGCATAAGATGACTGAGATGGTAATGGATGTGCTTGATCCTACTGCAACCCTTCTTGAGGTCTCGGCCAATCATTACAACAATCAACAATTTAGCCAGATTTGGTTTCAGGTGCAAccatgaaaacaaaaaagagcATATGCTGGTCTCTTTCCATGTATTGAATGAATAAATGCTGGGATGATCATGTACCCAACACCGTTTGCTAATAGACactttttatcttcttcaaatAACTAGTCTATTCTAATCTAACATATCATTTCAAGCAATTAGTACTATGCGGATGCATCCCGATTACAAGAACATTAAAGTTTGCTAATCCTGACCAGATAAACGGTCTAGTTTATTGCAACAAGATTTGTCAGTTACATCAACCTTGAGGGTGCCAATCATTGTAACATCAAAGGTAGCAAGGCAATAAGCAcgcaataaataaaaataaaaaaatcaataggATTGTTTTTCCTATGGCTATTTAGCTAATAGCCTTTATCATTAATGCCAATCTCAAGAAGGGTCCTCAATGCTTGTTTTTTGATTACTTTGCCATAAAACCCTCTTCCCAACTTCATTGCTCTCTCAAATTCCACAACACCACCACTCTTCTTCAGTCCTTCTACAACAACCTTCAACAGTCTCTCATCACTTCCCATGACTTCTACCACACTATCCACAACAGTCTCCATTGCTGGAATCCGCCTGCCCCACCGTTTCATTGACCTGTCTGAACCATATACCTCAGCATACGCAGCCCAAAATGAGGCCCTTAAGTAGCCCTTCCCTTTTCCCCTCACTGCCCATCTCTTCATACCTTCCTCCAACCTATAAACTGCACCCCCTACATCTACCCCTTTCTCAAGGCCTATCTCAATCTCCCTCAACTCTTGCTTGGAACAAACAGCTTCCTCGAACTTGCATCGGCTACATCTGCAGTTAAATCCCCATGACAAAGACATTTCCACACGCTTTTCCAATGGAGAAAGTGCATCAAAATACATGAAAGTGATCTCTTCACCAGCCTTGACATCCCTAGAAGCATGAACAATAACATAGTCCCCTACATGCAAACGTCTTGCATTTGGATTGCATGAATGATTGATGAAGGAAACTAGTATCCATAACCCAACACCGTAAAAATCACTGTTTTTCCCCAGCACTTTAGCTGAAACTGCCTCTTCCACAAGAGAATTGACATCCAATATGCTTAATATCTTATCCATATCAAGCTTCTGATCATTTGAACATCCATTTTCTTCAATCTCAGGTCTGAAGATACTCATATCAGGAACTTCAAGCCCCGCTTCATTTTCACCTGTGGATAGCATATCAATCAGAAGCTGTGTTCTTTGGCATCTAGTGACAGCTTCCTTCACTTTATCTATAAAATTCTTCCACATAACAAGCTGTGCATTTTCAGCTGAATCTTGACCACCCAGTATACCCCTTTCAATTGCAATTGCCTTAGTGACTAAAACCAAAGTCCCAGTATCAATATTCTTTGTTGCAAACAAGCCACGCCCACTAATCTCAGACCTGTTAACCTTCACTGGACCGATATATTCAGCAAGTTCTAGAGGTTTTCCTCGGAACCCATTAAGGACCCAATCAGAAAGATCGAAACTTCCGGTCCTAGATTGAAACTCAAGCTTTTTACATTTCTCTAAATACCCATTAACAATATCGAGATTCCCATTACCCTGAGGATCAAAGAGGGCGGCTTTGAAGCAGTCCAAAGCATTGAAATATCTGTTCAAACAAAGCAAGATCTTACCTTTGCAAATCAATGTCTTGAAATGGGTAGCTTCAATTTGAAGTGCTTGGTCGCAGTCATTAAGAGCTTGGGTGAAATGTTGGAGCTTTGACCTTGCCTCAGCTCGGTTGGAGAAGGCAACACAGAGGGATTTGTGGAGCTTGGAGAGATGATCAGGGTCAGAATGTTGATGGGTGTTTGAAATTTGGGATTGGCAAAGGTCGATCAACTCTGAGTAAAGTTGAATGGAATCTCGCCATTCTTCTCTGAGGAGAAGCTCAGTGGCTTTTGATCTGAGCTGCTGCATTTGCTCTTCAGCGCCGGACATGGCTATATCCCCTTTTGATTGTTTGTgtgtattgtttttttttgcttctgcttgctggttttaaattttgaggaGAGTAATGAATTATGTAACGGTCATATCATTTTGggctttttttttcctttattctcTTATCTAATTTTGAGCTTTTCTATAATGGATCTTCTTCTTTGACAACATCAACGGCTATATCAGTCCTGTTTATTTCAGTGAAATTTTTGGTCAACGGCTATATGAGTTAATTGACATGGGTTAGTAAACGTAATTAggttcaattaatttaaaattttctaaataaatcttatttaaatgattttgagtaaaagttattaaattaaatttggattcaaatcattcaaatttttagttaaatctTTCAAGTCACCATACAAACTTGGAAGGTCAGTGTATAAAGTTGACACAGTATATAAGTCTTATGGTTTAATTGATTGGTTATTGAAAGTTCTTTTTATTATCTTAGTTTATGACAGTAAACTTgcattaaaaaatgaaaagttaatgTGCAATAACAACATTCAAATCTTAAAAGATTTGCATTATACGGGGACTTATTTacattataacaaaattttcttcaatttggGAGTCAACAGAACTAGTAATAACATGAGCCTCAGCCTCAAATATTCCTCAAAACGCAATAGTTTGTATCCCTCAGCCAGGGTTCCAATCTTGAGAGTTCGACCATGAAAGCCTGGTAGCTGTAGTACCATCCAGACAGTATCATCAACATAGAGATATGTCCAATCTTGAGCAGAATCCCAAGTTACATCCAGCTTTACTTGCATAAATCTTGTCAGAACTCGGAAGTAAGGTGATTCTAGAGAAGGACCAGCTTTAACAGAATCATACTGGCTAATTAAGCGAAAAGGTGTCAACCATTGGTGGCAAATA
The nucleotide sequence above comes from Gossypium raimondii isolate GPD5lz chromosome 13, ASM2569854v1, whole genome shotgun sequence. Encoded proteins:
- the LOC105782887 gene encoding methyltransferase FGSG_00040 codes for the protein MSGAEEQMQQLRSKATELLLREEWRDSIQLYSELIDLCQSQISNTHQHSDPDHLSKLHKSLCVAFSNRAEARSKLQHFTQALNDCDQALQIEATHFKTLICKGKILLCLNRYFNALDCFKAALFDPQGNGNLDIVNGYLEKCKKLEFQSRTGSFDLSDWVLNGFRGKPLELAEYIGPVKVNRSEISGRGLFATKNIDTGTLVLVTKAIAIERGILGGQDSAENAQLVMWKNFIDKVKEAVTRCQRTQLLIDMLSTGENEAGLEVPDMSIFRPEIEENGCSNDQKLDMDKILSILDVNSLVEEAVSAKVLGKNSDFYGVGLWILVSFINHSCNPNARRLHVGDYVIVHASRDVKAGEEITFMYFDALSPLEKRVEMSLSWGFNCRCSRCKFEEAVCSKQELREIEIGLEKGVDVGGAVYRLEEGMKRWAVRGKGKGYLRASFWAAYAEVYGSDRSMKRWGRRIPAMETVVDSVVEVMGSDERLLKVVVEGLKKSGGVVEFERAMKLGRGFYGKVIKKQALRTLLEIGINDKGY
- the LOC105781386 gene encoding abrin-a, which encodes MFMKDLYNALTERADRSGDMPILPPRSAQPTDPRQYVLVELSNGYQTVTLALHVSNVYILGYRASAGSYFFSDVPDDVRNALFPGSTGLPFTGRYGALEGAAGVDDRREIPLGMDELRQHIDNLNYINPNNNHAPIARALIVCIQMVSEAARMRNIQQQILAVAEPHADGTYGTFNPDGLMMEYETSWEDISSAIQSATDGIFARAVRLVYDAQELVLSTLRQVIFIIALMPMECNPRANLQLLRMPTSTSSLRSSGLVDNSDTCERVLAPTSHITGQNGFCVDVYQGSYHDGNKVILWECGQNQANQLWTLTSNDNTIRSGGKCLTTYGYSFKNYVMIYDCETAVPDATKWEIRSDETIRNPRSGLVLTGSRDSSGMINLVVDHKYDGSRQTFYASNNTKPAVTTIVGYKDMCLLASGSRVWLEDCVSNDAEQQWAIYPDGTIRPQKNRNGCLKYANDYSGLVNVATCDGFVEERWVFRSDGTILHKMTEMVMDVLDPTATLLEVSANHYNNQQFSQIWFQVQP